CCGCTGCAGAACATCCTCGTCGCGGAGGCGCACCAGCGGATCTCGGAGGCGCAGGATCCGGAGGTCGTGGCCATGCCGGCGGGCCAGATCATCGGGTCCCTGGAGGGTGTCGTCCCGGTCGCCGAGACGATGGACCAGATCGCGAGAGAGTACGAGGCGGCGGTGGAGCGCCTGCGCGGCACCCTCGGCTGATCACGCTGACCACCCTGGGCTGACCACCCCGGGCCCACGTCACCGCGCGTCCGCATTTCTTTCACTGCCGCCCCCGTCGATGAACCCTCGCCCGCACCGATGCGCACGCGAGAGTTCATCGCCGGGGGCGGCTGTGTTCTGGGCGTACAGGCGCGGCCGCGGATGCCCGCCCACGCGCCGTGGGGCGGCTCAGGACTGCGTGATGAACAGGAACATCGCCGCCCAGTGACAGGCGAACGCGATGACCGTGCAGGTGTGGAAGACCTCGTGGAAGCCGTAGACCCCGGGAACGGGATTCGGCCGCTTGAGCCCGTAGACCACGGCCCCGCCCGTGTAGGCCACGCCGCCGGCGACCACGAGTGCGACCCCCACGAGGTTGGCCTCGACGAGGTCGCCGGCGAACCACACCGCCGTCCAGCCCAGGACGATGTACAGCACCACGTACAACCACCGGGGCGCCGACAACCAGAACAGGCGGAACGCGATACCGATCAGCGCGCCCGTCCACACGATCACCAGCAGGATCGTGCTGGCCGGGGGGTCGAGCGCGGCGACCGTCATGGGGGTGTAGGTGCCCGCGATGAGCAGGAAGATGTTCGAGTGGTCCAGCCGGCGCAACAGCGCGGTGGCCTCCGGGCCCCAGGTACGGCGGTGGTAGAGGGCCGAGATCCCGAAGAGCAGCGACGACGTGGCCAGGAACACCGCGCACGCCCATTTCAGCGCGGTCCCGTCCGCCAAGACGGTGAGGACCACGCCGAGGACCACGGCCACCGGCAGCGTCCCGGCGTGGATCCACCCGCGCAGCAGCGGTTTCTCGGGTAGCGCGGGGACGCCGAAGTCGTCGTCGTCCCCCTCGGGCCTCGGGTGTGCAGCGGAGTTCACACGCAGAACCTACCGCCACCTCACACGGGCGTGAACGTCCTGTGACCGTCCACACGCGCCCACACACGGTCGCCGGCGGGGTCGGGGCCCAGCGCGGTGAGGTCGCGGGCGCGGAACTTGAAGCTCGCCGTGCGCGGCAGCCCCGCGGTCACCCGCAACAGCGACGGCCACTGCTTGGGACCCAGGTCGGACTGCTCGGCGAGGAACTCCCCCATGCCGGCCGCCACCTCGGACGGTTCCGCCCCGTCCCGCAGGACGACCGCCGCGGCGACGGCGTCGCCGATCGTGCCCGGTCCGCGCACCTCGCCCGCCGGCACGGCGTACACGCCCACCTCGACCAGATCGGGATGGCGTCGCAGGACGCGTTCGACCGGCGCGGCGGCCAGGTTCTCCCCGTCGACCCGCATCCAGCCACCGGATCGGCCCGCGAAATACACCCACCCGTCGTCGTCGACATAGGCCAGATCCCCGGAATGGAAC
This Dietzia psychralcaliphila DNA region includes the following protein-coding sequences:
- the trhA gene encoding PAQR family membrane homeostasis protein TrhA; amino-acid sequence: MNSAAHPRPEGDDDDFGVPALPEKPLLRGWIHAGTLPVAVVLGVVLTVLADGTALKWACAVFLATSSLLFGISALYHRRTWGPEATALLRRLDHSNIFLLIAGTYTPMTVAALDPPASTILLVIVWTGALIGIAFRLFWLSAPRWLYVVLYIVLGWTAVWFAGDLVEANLVGVALVVAGGVAYTGGAVVYGLKRPNPVPGVYGFHEVFHTCTVIAFACHWAAMFLFITQS